From Hylaeus volcanicus isolate JK05 chromosome 2, UHH_iyHylVolc1.0_haploid, whole genome shotgun sequence, the proteins below share one genomic window:
- the LOC128872936 gene encoding sodium-dependent dopamine transporter, with protein MSSRVVKNPPKLDIGVDGRETWSGKVDFLLSVIGFAVDLANVWRFPYLCYKNGGGAFLVPYCIMLVVGGIPLFYMELALGQFNRKGAITCWGRIVPLLKGIGYAVALIAFYVDFYYNVIIAWALRYFFASFSSLLPWTTCDNPWNTPHCRAFDANVSYTFDDTSPVESFDQRDSSNSSSIEDYLDRTSNQGYNNTWYTSAAQEYFHRAILELHKSEGLHDLGAIKWDIALCLLVVYIICYFSLWKGISTSGKVVWFTALFPYAVLLILLIRGVTLPGSLEGIRYYLNPNFSAITKAEVWVDAATQVFFSLGPGFGVLLAYASYNKYHNNVYKDALLTSLINSATSFIAGFVIFSVLGYMARASGKSIQDVATEGPGLVFIVYPAAIATMPGSMFWALIFFMMLLTLGLDSSFGGSEAIITALSDEFPIIGNNREIFVAFLFTLYFLVGLASCSQGGFYFFHLLDRYAAGYSMLFAVLAEAIAISWIYGTDRFCADIKDMIGFSPGIYWRVCWKFVAPIFLMFIIVYGLMGYEPLTYEDYVYPVWANVLGWLIATSSIAMIPGIAIYKIIVTPGSFIQRLRILTTPWRDTQQKNADLASVANGAVRRSFIADQDLNLSNEQQELTKEQTEVMIQSREGINGDPPPEPV; from the exons ATGTCGTCGAGGGTGGTGAAGAATCCTCCGAAGCTGGACATCGGCGTCGATGGCAGGGAGACCTGGTCTGGCAAAGTCGACTTCCTCTTGTCTGTCATCGGATTCGCTGTTGACCTCGCCAATGTGTGGAGATTTCCTTATCTGTGCTACAAAAACGGCGGTG GTGCCTTTCTGGTCCCGTACTGCATAATGCTGGTGGTAGGTGGAATTCCTCTCTTTTATATGGAGCTCGCCCTAGGCCAATTCAATAGAAAGGGTGCGATCACCTGCTGGGGTCGTATAGTGCCACTTCTAAAGG GAATCGGATACGCCGTGGCTCTGATCGCATTCTACGTCGACTTTTACTACAACGTGATCATTGCGTGGGCGTTGAGATATTTCTTCGCTTCGTTCTCCAGCCTCTTACCATGGACCACCTGCGACAATCCGTGGAACACACCGCATTGTCGTGCATTCGATGCAAATGTTTCTTACACGTTCGACGATACATCTCCTGTCGAATCGTTCGATCAGAGGGACTCGAGCAACTCGTCCTCCATTGAAGATTACTTGGACAGGACCTCGAATCAAGGATACAATAATACGTGGTACACGAGTGCCGCGCAGGAATATTTCCA TCGGGCCATTTTGGAACTTCACAAGAGTGAAGGCTTGCACGATCTTGGGGCAATTAAGTGGGACATAGCGTTATGCTTGCTGGTGGTCTACATCATCTGTTACTTCTCTTTGTGGAAGGGCATTTCTACCTCTGGCAAG GTAGTTTGGTTCACAGCTTTGTTTCCTTATGCTGTTCTACTAATTTTACTTATACGAGGCGTTACGCTGCCAGGAAGTCTAGAAGGCATTCGATACTACCTGAACCCGAACTTTTCAGCCATCACGAAAGCGGAG GTGTGGGTAGACGCTGCAACACAGGTGTTCTTCTCCCTCGGGCCGGGCTTCGGGGTGCTGCTGGCTTATGCgagttataataaatatcacaaCAACGTTTACAA GGACGCGTTACTAACCAGTCTAATCAACAGCGCAACATCATTCATTGCTGGATTCGTGATCTTCTCTGTGCTAGGATATATGGCTCGTGCAAGCGGAAAGTCCATTCAGGATGTAGCAACCGAAGGTCCTGGTCTAGTCTTTATCGTATATCCTGCTGCTATAGCTACAATGCCAGGGTCCATGTTTTGGGCACTCATCTTCTTTATGATGCTGCTCACTCTTGGATTAGACAGCTCG tttggAGGCTCTGAAGCCATAATAACAGCCCTCAGCGACGAGTTTCCTATTATCGGGAACaatcgtgaaattttcgtCGCTTTCCTTTTCACATTGTACTTCCTCGTTGGATTAGCGTCGTGTTCCCag GGCGGGTTTTACTTTTTCCACCTGTTGGATCGTTACGCGGCGGGTTACTCAATGTTATTCGCAGTTTTGGCGGAAGCCATCGCCATCAGCTGGATTTATGGAACTGACAGATTTTGCGCGGATATCAAAGACATGATCGGGTTTTCACCTGGAATATATTGGCGCGTCTGCTGGAAATTCGTCGCCCCGATATTTCTCATG TTTATTATCGTTTACGGTTTAATGGGCTACGAACCGCTGACTTACGAGGATTACGTCTACCCAGTCTGGGCAAACGTGCTGGGTTGGTTAATCGCGACTTCCTCAATTGCCATGATACCCGGCATCGCAATTTACAAGATCATCGTCACGCCCGGCAGCTTCATCCAG AGATTAAGAATCCTCACCACTCCCTGGAGGGACACGCAGCAGAAGAACGCGGATTTAGCCTCGGTGGCAAACGGCGCGGTCCGTCGCAGCTTCATCGCGGACCAGGACTTAAACCTGTCTAACGAACAGCAGGAATTAACCAAGGAACAAACGGAGGTGATGATCCAATCCAGAGAAGGTATTAACGGGGATCCACCTCCGGAGCCGGTCTAG
- the LOC128872169 gene encoding ankyrin repeat and MYND domain-containing protein 2, producing the protein MAPVTEDLIDVQKKIFEKIAKNEVSELKTILAANKIKMDFVDNNSMSPLQHACYKGNKEIVQMLLDQGADVNACQHKHAYTALHLAALSGNAELCHLLMSYGARLTATNSVGRTPAQMAAFVGNHNCVATINNFIPKADIDYYVKPQGLRTESMLPPHLADSFHKFIMQVNVHPVRVVMNLQRCPGLLENAVKVQIVLECMRHKEMRRGAETNEVMAFKYHYLSCVVAEVIKFQKRQEAMKAEKNEKTNEEGEEKKSDTIEVLIRKFLKCSKSDGTPEYQEVFLRECVREFPYRESPIFRQMVATLAASDPPSAVSVVSAAINGQRAFSDSAQVCVTCGEDKANKKCSKCKTVQYCDRECQRLHWFMHKKACTRLGQISMPSAKISDVDKEQISSAVSSRLQQNLTVN; encoded by the exons ATGGCGCCTGTCACGGAGGATCTAATCGACGTACAGAAGAagatttttgagaaaatcgcGAAAAATGAAGTGTCGGAACTCAAAACGATATTGGCAGCaaacaaaatcaaaatggATTTCGTGGACAATAACAGTATGAGCCCGCTTCAACATGCCTGTTACAAGGGAAACAAAGAAATAGTACAGATGCTTCTCGATCAG GGAGCAGATGTGAATGCATGCCAACATAAACACGCATATACAGCTCTCCATCTTGCAGCTTTAAGTGGGAATGCTGAGCTGTGTCACCTTCTAATGTCTTATGGTGCACGATTAACAGCAACAAATAGTGTAGGCCGAACTCCAGCTCAGATGGCTGCGTTTGTAGGCAATCATAATTGTGTAGCAACtatcaataatttcattccaaaAGCAGACATAGATTATTATGTGAAACCACAAGGATTAAGGACTGAATCGATGCTTCCACCACACTTGGCAGATTCATTCCACAAATTTATAATGCAAGTCAATGTACATCCTGTACGTGTAGTTATGAATTTACAAAGATGCCCTGGTCTTTTAGAAAATGCTGTCAAG gTACAAATCGTGCTAGAATGTATGCGTCATAAAGAAATGAGAAGAGGCGCGGAAACAAATGAGGTAATGGCATTCAAATATCATTACCTAAGTTGTGTCGTGGCTGAagtaatcaaatttcaaaaaagacAAGAAGCGATGAAGGcagaaaaaaatgagaaaacaaacgaggaaggagaagaaaaaaaatcagataCTATCGAGGTTctgataagaaaatttttaaaatgtagtAAAAGCGATGGTACTCCAGAATATCAGGAAGTTTTCTTAAGGGAATGCGTGAGAGAGTTTCCATACAGGGAAAGCCCAATTTTTCGACAAATGGTAGCAACACTTGCAGCCAGTGATCCACCATCCGCTGTATCGGTAGTATCGGCTGCTATTAATGGACAGCGAGCCTTCTCCGATAGTGCACAAGTTTGCGTAACATGCGGGGAAGATAAAGCTAATAAGAAATGCAGTAAATGTAAAACAGTACAATACTGTGACAGAGAATGTCAGAGACTGCATTGGTTTATGCACAAAAAAGCGTGTACCAGATTAGGCCAGATCTCGATGCCAAGCGCAAAAATAAGCGATGTGGATAAAGAACAAATAAGCAGTGCCGTGAGCTCCAGACTACAACAAAATTTGACCGTTAATTAA